A single region of the Salvelinus namaycush isolate Seneca unplaced genomic scaffold, SaNama_1.0 Scaffold348, whole genome shotgun sequence genome encodes:
- the LOC120040386 gene encoding signal peptidase complex catalytic subunit SEC11A has product MLSLDFLDDVRRMNKRQLYYQVLNFGMIVSSALMIWKGLMVVTGSESPIVVVLSGSMEPAFHRGDLLFLTNRVEDPIRVGEIVVFRIEGREIPIVHRVLKIHEKENGEIKFLTKGDNNSVDDRGLYKPGQHWLEKKDVVGRARGFVPYIGIVTILMNDYPKFKYAVLFLLGLFVLVHRE; this is encoded by the exons ATGTTGTCTTTAGATTTCCTTGATGATGTGCGGCGGATGAATAAGCGCCAG CTCTACTACCAGGTGCTGAATTTTGGTATGATAGTGTCCTCAGCCCTGATGATCTGGAAAGGACTGATGGTCGTGACAGGCAGCGAGAGCCCTATTGTTGTCGTCCTCAG TGGAAGTATGGAGCCTGCTTTCCATCGAGGAGACCTTCTGTTCCTGACAAACCGGGTCGAGGACCCCATCAGAGTCGGAGAGATTGTTGTCTTCAGGATAGAGGGCAGAGAGATCCCCATAGTACACAGAGTACTAAAGATTCATGAAAA GGAAAATGGCGAAATCAAGTTCCTGACCAAAGGTGACAACAACTCTGTAGATGACAGAGGGCTGTACAAGCCGGGACAGCACTGGCTAGAGAAGAAAGACGTGGTGGGACGAGCCAGAGG GTTTGTACCATACATCGGAATCGTTACCATTCTGATGAACGACTATCCCAAATTCAAG TACGCTGTTCTCTTCCTGCTGGGTCTGTTTGTCCTGGTCCATCGGGAGTGA
- the LOC120040385 gene encoding tetraspanin-3-like produces the protein MGQCGITSSKTVLVFLNLIFWAAAGILCYIGAYVFITYDDYDHFFEDVYTLIPASIIIAVGTLLFIIGLIGCCATIRESSCGLTAFAVILLLVFVTEVVVVVIGYIYRARVEDQVNHSIQKVYDEYNGTNTDAPSRAIDYVQRQLHCCGIHNYSDWRNTRWFKESRNDSVPVSCCKPNISNCTGTMSRPGDLYPEGCEALVVKKLKEIMMYVIWAALTFAAIQMLGMLCACVVLCRRGHDPAYELLVTGATYA, from the exons ATGGGCCAGTGTGGGATTACGTCATCAAAGACCGTCCTGGTGTTTCTGAATCTAATATTCTGG GCTGCAGCTGGAATTCTGTGTTACATTGGAGCCTATGTGTTCATCACATATGATGACTATGACCACTTCTTTGAGGATGTGTACACCTTGATCCCAGCGTCCATTATAATAGCAGTCGGGACTCTGCTGTTTATCATTGGGCTGATTGGATGCTGTGCCACAATACGGGAAAGCTCCTGCGGACTAACAGCT TTTGCTGTCATTCTCCTGCTGGTGTTTGTCACAGAAGTTGTTGTGGTTGTTATTGGCTATATCTACAGAGCTAGG GTGGAAGATCAGGTGAACCACTCCATTCAGAAGGTGTATGATGAGTACAATGGCACCAACACAGATGCCCCCAGCCGTGCCATCGACTATGTGCAGAGACAG CTCCACTGCTGTGGCATTCACAACTACTCTGACTGGAGGAATACTCGCTGGTTCAAGGAGTCCAGAAACGACAGTGTTCCAGTCAGCTGCTGTAAACCCAACATCAGCAACTGTACTGGAACCATGAGCCGGCCTGGCGACCTCTACCCAGAG GGCTGTGAAGCTCTTGTTGTgaaaaagctgaaagaaatcatgaTGTATGTCATTTGGGCTGCTCTGACCTTCGCTGCAATACAG ATGCTGGGGATGCTGTGTGCCTGTGTGGTGCTGTGCAGGAGGGGGCACGACCCGGCCTATGAGCTACTGGTCACCGGAGCAACCTACGCTTGA